The Henckelia pumila isolate YLH828 chromosome 2, ASM3356847v2, whole genome shotgun sequence genome includes a window with the following:
- the LOC140879037 gene encoding uncharacterized protein codes for MNLGAGSSNTGFIGSCHYNGELYMISISNPTTLMELFFTLSRKCVDMRHALISLQYQAPHEKIFVTLNEDDDVATMLNLHTCLKLTIIDMRAVRRNDSSRGNRQYERIGLIEENTGSTSESQMTVHTLRNSLDSWSHCIRGEGQTFKDATKFRVYLKSYAVATRRSFLYKKNDSVKVIVVCSDSNCNLRIYASKHKSDNLFGIRKCNLEHSCGEDHLRSRGHPRADSSWVANVVKDKLRAEPLYRSCEIIKDIHLEYGVELESHRAWMGKELAMHDIHGTDKGAYGRLHWYCNAVKETNPGSFADCEIDDVTQKFQRLFICLNACVVGFVNGCRPFLFLDGTHIKNKYKGCILAAVTKYGNDDLFTLAYAVVDAENDKNWLWFCYKLRQVLLYNNVTMFDDYTFFSDRHPGIIKAIESVFPSSHHAYCLRHLVDNFVKQVMRRYPLHNKKHWSSVFKKAAYAYSRQDYVEHINSIIESMPNARDFIINSQPQCWANSLFPGNRWGVINNNIAECWNSWVKAARFLSIVPMVDHIRKKIMNMMHQRRETSLVLNKELTPEKEKLLVSICINYRSLKVDRSSNSSFEVVEGDKTYAVDLKHHRCSCRAWQVLKLPCKHACAAIESKSLSFYDFCDKYYTTRMYRETYRATINPIPTFDMYESQLDEDDVIYAPDSRSHPGHRRTKRFPSQIEIRTLNCGRCHRKGHNRRTCKESLN; via the exons ATGAATTTAGGGGCTGGAAGTTCAAATACTGGTTTTATTGGTAGTTGTCACTACAATGGTGAACTCTATATGATTTCAATCAGCAATCCGACTACTTTGATGGAGCTTTTCTTCACCCTGTCAAGAAAATGTGTGGATATGAGGCATGCACTAATTTCCCTACAATACCAAGCTccgcatgagaaaatttttgttACTTTGAATGAGGACGATGACGTTGCTACTATGCTTAATCTCCACACATGTTTGAAGCTGACAATCATTGATATGAGAGCGGTGAGGAGAAATGATTCATCTAGGGGCAATAGGCAGTATGAAAG GATTGGACTTATTGAAGAGAACACCGGTTCTACCAGTGAGTCGCAGATGACAGTGCATACTCTTAGAAATTCTTTGGATTCATGGAGTCATTGCATACGTGGTGAGGGTCAAACATTCAAAGATGCGACAAAGTTTAGGGTTTATCTTAAGAGTTATGCTGTTGCAACTAGAAGATCTTTTTTGTACAAGAAAAATGATAGCGTGAAGGTGATTGTGGTTTGTAGTGATAGCAATTGTAATTTGAGGATATATGCATCAAAACATAAATCTGATAATCTCTTTGGAATTCGTAAATGCAATCTTGAACATAGCTGTGGCGAGGACCATTTGCGCAGTCGTGGGCATCCTAGGGCTGATTCATCTTGGGTTGCAAATGTAGTTAAGGATAAGTTACGAGCTGAACCCTTATATCGTTCATGTGAAATAATAAAGGACATCCATCTAGAATATGGTGTTGAATTAGAGTCTCACAGAGCTTGGATGGGGAAAGAATTAGCTATGCATGATATACATGGGACTGATAAAGGAGCGTACGGAAGATTACACTGGTATTGTAATGCTGTGAAAGAGACTAATCCAGGGAGCTTTGCAGATTGTGAGATAGATGATGTTACTCAGAAGTTCCAAAGGCTTTTTATTTGCTTGAATGCGTGTGTTGTTGGTTTTGTTAATGGGTGCAGACCATTTCTTTTTCTAGATGGAACTCACATAAAAAACAAGTATAAAGGATGCATATTGGCAGCAGTTACAAAATATGGTAATGATGACTTATTCACGCTGGCTTACGCCGTTGTTGACGCCGAGAATGATAAGAACTGGCTGTGGTTTTGTTATAAGTTGAGACAAGTACTCTTGTACAATAATGTGACGATGTTCGATGATTATACATTTTTTTCGGATCGGCATCCTGGGATAATTAAGGCAATTGAAAGTGTGTTTCCCAGTAGCCATCATGCATACTGTCTCAGACATTTGGTTGATAATTTTGTAAAACAG GTTATGCGTAGATATCCTTTGCACAACAAAAAACATTGGAGTTCCGTTTTCAAGAAAGCTGCTTATGCCTATTCCAGACAGGATTATGTTGAACACATTAATAGCATCATCGAATCAATGCCAAATGCAAGAGACTTCATTATTAACTCACAACCACAATGTTGGGCCAATTCTTTATTTCCTGGTAATCGGTGGGGTGTGATCAACAATAATATAGCAGAGTGTTGGAATAGCTGGGTGAAGGCTGCTAGGTTTCTCTCTATTGTCCCTATGGTTGATCATATACgcaaaaaaataatgaatatgaTGCATCAACGTCGTGAGACATCTTTGGTATTGAACAAAGAACTTACTCCGGAGAAGGAGAAATTATTAGTTTCTATCTGCATTAATTATAGAAGTTTGAAAGTTGATAGATCTAGCAATTCAAGTTTTGAGGTTGTTGAGGGTGATAAGACATATGCTGTTGATTTGAAACATCATAGGTGCTCGTGTCGTGCTTGGCAAGTACTTAAACTTCCTTGCAAGCATGCTTGTGCAGCGATTGAGTCTAAGTCATTATCTTTTTATGACTTTTGTGATAAGTATTACACTACGAGAATGTATCGTGAGACATATAGAGCGACCATAAATCCGATACCAACATTTGACATGTATGAATCTCAATTGGATGAAGATGATGTGATATATGCACCTGATTCTCGAAGTCATCCTGGCCATAGAAGAACAAAAAGATTTCCATCTCAAATTGAAATACGCACATTGAACTGTGGTCGGTGCCATAGAAAAGGTCACAACAGAAGAACATGCAAAGAATCATTGAACTAG